In Nitrospirota bacterium, the DNA window GCCAGGAGGGATTCGAACCCCCAGCCCTCGGATTTGGAGTCCGATGCTCTAGCCGTTAGAGCTACTGGCCTATGCTTTTGTCTCTTTGTGAACAGTATGCCTCCTGCAATTCCTACAGTATTTTTTCAGCTGAAGCTTCTCTGTAGTATTCTTTTTATTCTTCATACTAGAATAATTTCTGTTTTTACATTCAGTGCATTGAAAAAGAATGATATCTCTCATAATTGTTACCCCAGTACCTCGGTTACCACACCGG includes these proteins:
- the rpmG gene encoding 50S ribosomal protein L33 — its product is MRDIILFQCTECKNRNYSSMKNKKNTTEKLQLKKYCRNCRRHTVHKETKA